From one Bradyrhizobium sp. Ash2021 genomic stretch:
- a CDS encoding class I adenylate-forming enzyme family protein: protein MKCFADRPATLDDLFTSAARRFPDGEALVAGSDRLSYRDLDVRVSLVASGIRSLGLKDGQRVAFALGNRIEFVEMLLACARIGVVAVPLNIRMRHREILHALRDSGATAIVFETALTDQIPPVSETPACRIRIVVGDGNGESLAYQAAFSDRELSNFVATPAAEEAVSAIVYTSGTTGKPKGASITQIGFIHSAMSFERVAELKQGDRSVVAVPASHITGMAAVIYPVLHVGGCLVLMPEFRAADFVDLAVAEKCTYAFLVPAMVNLVLMKVDLSGRDLTAWRLVAFGGAPMPPATIDAIAATLPRLKLLHAYGATETTAAVTATMVPSDSSRLRQQSIGRALPCAEIRIMDEIGREVLAGRSGELWIGGPSVIASYWGNPQGSEDSLRGGFWRSGDVGWVDDDGYVFIGDRKKDMINRAGFKIYSTEVEAVLMNHPLVDFAAVVGRPDPVLGEKSHAFVVGSIGSELETIRDYCATQLSDYKIPDAFTVIDGEDLPRNASGKVLKAALRERLLAEQPNVKA, encoded by the coding sequence GTGAAGTGTTTCGCGGACCGTCCCGCGACGCTGGACGATCTATTCACTTCGGCCGCCCGACGGTTTCCTGACGGCGAAGCCCTCGTAGCGGGGTCCGATCGTCTCTCCTACCGAGATCTCGACGTGCGGGTGAGCCTGGTCGCGTCAGGAATTCGATCTCTGGGACTGAAGGACGGCCAACGTGTCGCCTTCGCTCTCGGAAACCGCATCGAGTTCGTGGAGATGCTTTTGGCCTGCGCGAGGATCGGGGTCGTCGCCGTCCCCCTGAATATCCGCATGCGCCATAGAGAGATACTGCATGCGCTGCGCGATTCGGGGGCGACTGCAATCGTGTTCGAAACGGCGTTGACGGATCAGATCCCGCCAGTGTCGGAGACGCCCGCGTGTCGCATCCGTATCGTCGTGGGGGATGGAAACGGCGAGTCGCTTGCCTATCAAGCGGCGTTCTCCGATCGTGAGTTGTCGAATTTCGTCGCCACGCCCGCGGCGGAAGAGGCGGTGTCGGCGATCGTCTACACGTCCGGCACCACCGGCAAGCCAAAGGGAGCTTCGATCACGCAGATCGGCTTCATTCATTCGGCGATGTCCTTCGAAAGAGTTGCTGAGTTGAAGCAGGGGGACCGCAGCGTTGTCGCCGTTCCTGCGAGCCACATCACTGGTATGGCTGCCGTCATCTATCCGGTCCTGCATGTCGGGGGCTGCCTTGTTCTGATGCCCGAGTTTCGGGCGGCCGATTTCGTGGACCTAGCGGTCGCAGAGAAATGCACATATGCATTCCTGGTGCCGGCTATGGTCAATCTCGTCCTGATGAAGGTCGATCTCTCGGGCCGAGACCTGACCGCCTGGAGGCTGGTCGCCTTCGGCGGTGCGCCTATGCCACCCGCAACGATAGATGCAATTGCCGCGACGCTTCCGCGACTGAAGTTGCTCCACGCCTACGGTGCGACCGAAACGACGGCCGCCGTAACGGCGACGATGGTACCTTCCGATTCCAGTCGGCTTCGGCAGCAAAGCATCGGCCGGGCACTGCCGTGCGCAGAAATCAGGATCATGGACGAAATCGGCCGCGAAGTCCTCGCCGGACGGTCCGGCGAATTATGGATCGGCGGACCGAGCGTCATTGCGTCGTACTGGGGTAACCCGCAAGGCTCCGAGGATAGTCTGCGTGGCGGCTTCTGGCGTTCGGGAGACGTCGGCTGGGTAGACGACGACGGCTACGTCTTCATCGGCGACCGCAAGAAAGACATGATCAACAGGGCCGGGTTCAAGATCTACTCGACCGAGGTCGAGGCCGTACTCATGAACCATCCGCTCGTTGACTTCGCGGCCGTGGTCGGCCGCCCAGACCCAGTCCTTGGCGAAAAGTCGCACGCATTCGTGGTCGGCAGCATCGGCTCCGAGCTGGAAACGATACGGGATTACTGCGCCACACAACTCTCAGACTACAAGATACCGGATGCGTTCACGGTAATCGACGGCGAAGATCTTCCCAGAAACGCCTCGGGAAAGGTCTTGAAGGCCGCATTGCGTGAGCGACTCCTAGCGGAACAGCCGAACGTCAAGGCCTGA
- a CDS encoding aldehyde dehydrogenase gives MKPDTQDWHRLAKTLVFRSDAFIDGKYVKAVSGETFECRSPIDGGVLTTVAACAERDVDLAVAAARRAFDAGVWRDMPPKERKKVLFRLADLLVDNSEELALLETLDMGKPIRFSAAVDIRTAANSIRWSAEAIDKLYGEIAPTGPQVLALVNWEAIGVVGVVVPWNFPLIMAAWKVGPALAAGNSVVLKPAEQSPLSTIFLAELAVQAGIPAGVLNVVPGFGQTAGKAIGLHSDIDFVGFTGSTEVGKLFLSYSGQSNMKGLSLECGGKSPNIVFADAPNLDVAAKAAAFGIFFNQGEMCTAASRLLVQKSIKDEFLEKVITIGKTMQAGDPLDPKVKMGAIVDERQMHRVLGYIRSGVNAGARLALGGNQVRSETGGFYVEPTIFDDVASEMTIARDEIFGPVLSVLAFDDANDALRIANDTIYGLGAGVWTKDFATAHQVSRKLQSGTVWVNCYDASDDTVPFGGFKQSGIGHDRSMHALRKFSQMKTTWMNISA, from the coding sequence ATGAAGCCCGACACCCAAGATTGGCACCGCCTGGCGAAAACGCTCGTCTTTAGAAGCGACGCTTTCATCGACGGAAAATACGTGAAGGCGGTGTCGGGCGAGACATTCGAATGCCGAAGTCCCATAGATGGAGGCGTCCTGACCACGGTCGCGGCCTGCGCGGAAAGGGATGTCGATCTCGCTGTCGCGGCGGCCCGTCGGGCCTTTGATGCGGGCGTCTGGCGTGACATGCCGCCGAAGGAAAGAAAGAAGGTGCTGTTTCGGCTCGCCGATCTCCTCGTTGATAACAGCGAAGAGCTCGCGCTGCTCGAAACGCTCGATATGGGCAAGCCGATCCGCTTTTCCGCTGCGGTCGACATCCGGACGGCTGCCAACTCCATCCGATGGTCGGCCGAAGCGATTGACAAGCTTTACGGCGAAATTGCTCCGACAGGGCCGCAGGTGCTCGCTTTGGTCAATTGGGAGGCGATCGGCGTCGTCGGCGTCGTCGTGCCGTGGAACTTCCCCCTGATCATGGCCGCCTGGAAAGTGGGACCTGCGCTGGCTGCCGGCAATAGCGTGGTGTTGAAGCCTGCTGAGCAATCGCCACTGTCGACGATCTTTCTCGCCGAGTTGGCGGTTCAAGCCGGAATTCCCGCCGGCGTATTGAACGTCGTGCCCGGCTTCGGACAGACGGCTGGGAAGGCGATTGGTCTACATTCGGACATCGATTTCGTGGGCTTCACGGGTTCGACCGAGGTAGGGAAGCTGTTTCTCAGCTATTCGGGTCAATCGAATATGAAGGGTCTGAGCTTGGAGTGCGGGGGCAAGTCTCCGAACATCGTATTCGCTGACGCTCCTAACTTGGACGTAGCAGCCAAAGCCGCAGCTTTCGGCATCTTCTTCAACCAAGGAGAGATGTGTACGGCGGCGTCGAGGCTGCTCGTCCAAAAGAGCATCAAAGACGAATTCCTCGAGAAGGTGATAACGATCGGCAAGACGATGCAAGCCGGCGATCCGCTCGATCCGAAGGTTAAAATGGGCGCGATAGTCGACGAGCGGCAGATGCATCGCGTTCTCGGCTACATCAGGAGCGGCGTGAACGCGGGCGCGCGCCTCGCCCTGGGAGGCAATCAAGTCAGGTCGGAGACAGGCGGCTTCTACGTCGAGCCGACTATATTCGATGACGTGGCATCGGAAATGACGATCGCGCGCGACGAAATCTTTGGACCGGTATTGTCCGTCCTGGCCTTCGATGACGCCAACGACGCGCTTCGGATCGCAAACGATACGATCTACGGTCTCGGCGCCGGCGTGTGGACGAAGGATTTCGCCACGGCACACCAAGTTTCTCGCAAGCTGCAGTCCGGGACGGTTTGGGTCAATTGCTACGACGCAAGCGATGACACCGTGCCTTTCGGAGGCTTTAAGCAGTCCGGCATCGGGCACGACCGATCGATGCATGCGCTCCGAAAATTCTCCCAGATGAAGACGACTTGGATGAACATCTCTGCCTGA
- a CDS encoding TetR/AcrR family transcriptional regulator — protein MTKRAEQKVETRTRIVDAAAKRFLIDGIEGATISKVLGDAGLTHGTFYAHFQSKETLLAEAFLTAAAETSERWIVGVSDLSTNQGIGLLLARALGNAHLKHPETGCPFVAAGSEIWRSHNEIRKAYEEGMLAVAAKVADSLGDQADVDHAIAIHAICIGGLTMARSVASEEVSLRVLRACRQFVLKRLQKSAEA, from the coding sequence ATGACCAAGCGCGCAGAGCAGAAAGTCGAAACGCGAACCCGCATCGTCGACGCGGCGGCGAAACGCTTCCTTATCGATGGAATAGAGGGGGCGACGATCTCGAAGGTCTTGGGGGACGCGGGACTGACGCACGGGACCTTCTATGCCCACTTCCAGTCGAAGGAAACCTTGCTCGCCGAAGCTTTCTTGACCGCCGCAGCCGAGACCTCCGAACGGTGGATCGTGGGAGTTTCGGACCTGTCGACGAACCAAGGTATCGGCCTTCTTCTCGCGCGGGCTCTCGGAAATGCTCATCTGAAGCACCCCGAAACAGGTTGTCCCTTCGTGGCTGCTGGTTCGGAGATCTGGAGAAGCCACAACGAGATTCGTAAGGCCTATGAGGAGGGGATGCTCGCTGTAGCTGCCAAAGTTGCCGACTCGCTAGGGGACCAAGCGGACGTCGACCACGCCATCGCAATCCATGCGATCTGCATCGGAGGGCTAACTATGGCCCGTTCCGTCGCAAGCGAAGAAGTCTCACTGAGAGTGCTCAGGGCGTGCCGGCAATTCGTGCTCAAGAGATTGCAGAAGAGCGCGGAAGCATAA